A window of Cervus elaphus chromosome 23, mCerEla1.1, whole genome shotgun sequence genomic DNA:
CTCTGTACACACACTCTTGCTTGGTGCTGGTGCTGAGATTTCTCCCCCTAAATTTTTGGTTTTTAAGTCCTTCCAGTCTTGTCTGGCCTCCATCTCAACTCAACACTCAGAATTCGACTCATTTCTGAGCCCTAAAACCATTCGTTCATTCAACAAAGACTGATGGAGCACCTGCTATGCACCAACACTTTTCTAGGCACTGGAACGCTGCAGAGAACAAAAGAGATTAAATTTCTTGCCCTCATCAAGCTGGCATCACCTTCATGGGTTCCAGAAGCCATGTGTGAATCAGTGTAACTGCGTGTGTGAATGCGGCAGTGTCTACGCCAAAGAGTGAATGACCCTTGACCTCAGGATATCCACTCCCCACCCATACGCTTGGAACTCTGTATTTGTGAGGGTGGACAGGCATGGGCCTGCAGGTAAGAGCAGGTGAGGCTGACAGACACACCGGTAGGCTAGGGGAGTAGGTGTGCAAGGCTACAAGTTACCTTTTGAGCGGGCTGAACACAACGCCAGAAAGCTCCACATCAGGCTCATCGTCCAGCTTCAACTCCAGCTCCAGCTCGTTGTCCTCATTGTCCTGCTGACCTGCTCCTCGAGCTAGCCTGCGGCCCAGTGCCACTGCCTGCCGCTCCAGCTGGGCCTCCCCAGGCCTGACAGGAAAGGCCCTCCAGGAACATGTCTGGGACCTCTCACCCATCTCTGGGCACCCATCTCTGATGTCCCTGACTCTAGGACCCATCCCTGACTCTGAACCTGAGAGCCCTCTAATTCCAGAATTGACCCCTTATTCTAGGACTGATTTCTCACCCCGGAATTGGTCCAGTACTGATCCCAGACCCAGGAACTGACCTCACATCACTGGGTCCCAATCCCAAGGCTGACCCTGTAACCCAGGTCATCCCCACATACTTACTCTAGCTCCTGGAAGCCCACATTGGGGATGATCAGCTCTGAGCTGGGAGAAGGAGAAATGACAGGAGAGGGCCAGGTGTGACTACAAAGTTACAAACTGGGCAGCATGGATCCAAGAGTAATCACATCCAGCAGATCCACAGGGGAACTGGTTACCATTCTCCTTTACTGAGGCCTGCCTGGGCCTTGCTTAGATGGGTGGGAGGTTTACCTGTCCCGAATGGGTGCTCCAAAATTCTCTTGTGTCCAGACTCCAGCTGCACCCTCTGGAGGCTGATATTTCAGGTCAAGTTCCACCTGGACCTAAAACCAAATCCACAGTGGCCTCAGGCCACCCAAACTACCCTGAGGCTAGGAAAACCCCAAAGACAGTGCCTTTTACTCCACCTATAAACAGAGACCCTCCTGGCCCCATCTGTGGTGACTTTGGTTCCTCTCTGATCATTAATAGTAGTGGCTGAAAGCATGAAATTGTtagttactcagctgtgtctgactctttgcgaccccatggactcacgGAACTGTAGCTTGCcgcactcctctgtccatgggatttcccaggcaagagtactagagtgggtagtcattcccttcccctggcgtcttcctgacccagggacagaacccaggtctcccacactgcaggcaaattctttagcatctgagtcatcagggaagccccaataatagTGACTACTCATAAGCTATTAAGAACTTACCAAGTGCAAGTAACCTCTTGAAGGGGCCCAACACAACTCCAAAATTCTCTCATTGCTCTTGGAAATGCACTAATGTGGCCTTCACAGTTCTGCATGGTCTGGGCCCTGCCAAACTTTCCAGCTGCATCTCTTTGGGGCTCTGCTTTGCCCTGCACCCCAGTTATGCTATCTCAGGGTGCTGGGCTTTTGAATATGCTGGTTCTTCCACCTGGAACAGTCTCTCCTCCCACTTATTTAACTCCTATCATATCTTTCAATTCTAAGCTCAAACACTACTTCCTCAGGGAACCTTTTCTGAACCCTATATAGGTCACATCTCTCCATTATACATTCTCCCAGCCCTCTGCCAGCTATTTTGTAATGTCCTTCATAGgcatttttacatttgtttttgtgaatattcttttttaactgttttttttcttttttactgtgccaggtcttcattgcagctcacaggatctttagttgcagcatccGAACTTTTCATTATGGCTTGTAGCATcttgttccctgactagggatcaaacagctccctccctgccttgggagcatggaatcttagccatgGGACTATCAGAGAAGTCCCATgaatatttgtttaatgtttgCCTCTCTCTGTAGATATGGAGTTCTAAGAGCGCAAGTCCTTATCTGGTTTTGCTCACCATTCAATCCTCATTGCTTAGAACTGCACTTGCTTGTAATCAGAGCGTAACAAATGATGGCAGGCTGAGTGAAAAGCTCGGCATTTTGTAGGACTCCACATAAGGTAAGTGAGGAAATGGGCTAGAGAAGCTGAATAACTTGGCCAAGGTCTCAGATGGGAAGTGGAGGACTTGAGGTTTGAACCCAAGTTCATTTCTATGAGGCTACGCTGACTCCCCATGAAACACCAGGAAAATCCACCCAGGCTCATTTTTGTCTCCGACAAGAACTGTACCTGGTACAGGGTCATGGGGCCAGAACTTCTTATCTTCTCCCCTTGCCACACCCCTGGCCCTCAGAGCTGGACCTGATTCTTGGCCCCAGGAGCTGTAATCCAAGACACCCTGACTCAGGGGCCGTGTTACCACTCCTGTCTGGCTCTGAGTTTTCCCCTCTGAGAAATGGAACCCACTTCTAGAGGGACCCTCAGGCTTGAGGGTGGCAGGCTGGGGGGCTGGCGGAACTCACTGGAGACACgcgcagattcttttccactaaggCCTCCTGCAGCACCAAATGCCCGGCAGTCTGTAGCTGCTGCAGGGAGATCACAAGTATCCCCAGAGATCTGGGGGTGCAGCACGAAACAAAAGAATGACCCAAGAGAATGGCCCCAAGGCCCCCTCTACCCCATTTGCATCCTTGGTTCCCCAGGCCTACTCACCTGGGGCTGAACACACGGCTGCAATTGACCACCTGAACAGACAGACACTCCCCAGCCAGAGGAGCCCCATAGTGTGGCCAACAGAAGAGCTGGGAATAGGAAGAAGCTTGTGACACCCAATGCTAAGCTGACACTGACCCCCAATCCATAGCCTATTCCCCAACCTGAAGTAGGAGCCAACAAATTGAGAGCTAACTCCATGGCTGATCTCCTAGACCAGGAACCAGTCCTCCCCGATTAGGGCTGATCTGGGGCTAACTATCAGTCAAGAACTAATCTCCCTAGTCTTGATCCTGACTTGTCCCATACTGAGTCTAACCTCTTGAGCATTAGACAACCCCACCTCCTGAGACTGTACCACCTCCCCAAGTTCAGGAATAAGCCTCCCAGCTCCAGGATGGACTCAGATGGGGTACAGATCAGCTTCTCCCAATCCAGAACCCAACCCCACTCACCTCACCAATATCTGCCTCTCGACCATGGTGAATTCTCCTCGTTTTCTGGGTAAAACCTACTCAGAATTGAATCTAGTCATTTATCATCTCCTCCCCCTATGCACACACAAATCATCTCTCCATCCCCTCTTGGCCCAGAGTCCAAACCCCCTGGACTCACCCTTAAAGAGCCATAGAAGatatggagggagggaggcagagagatggAAACATCGGGCTCAAGGACAAAGGAGACAAACTGTAGAGATGCCCAGAGATGAAGTGGGGGACCTGGGGGGGCAGAGCTCCCCATTTCTAAAATTTCTCAGAGCATCCCTGCAGATCTCACCTCGAAAGCTGAGCCTCACTTGTCGGTCATGGGTGCCTGGCAGCCCTGTTAGTCGCcgcacacacacagtcagagCCATTGTCCCAGGGCCACTGGCTCTGCCTCTGCCCAACTGCCCTCCTGCCCACCTGAATCGCCTCTGACTCACTGGACTCACCCAACTGGTTCAGCAATTCCTGCCCTTTAGTCAAACACAAAATCAGCAGGCCTGGGGGTCACAGGTAGGGAGGGAGTGAAAGGACAGAAAGATAGGGGTAAGTAAGGTCCCAGTGGTCAGTTTAGTCCTCCCTGCTTGCCCCAGCTTCAGCCTCTGTCCTGCATCCTTATTGGTGGGGGCAGATACGACCATGTGGGAATGGAGGCAAGGGGAGAGGGCTGGACCCAGTCCGGCCTCTGCTAGCCTGTGAGGACTCAGAGATATGGGGCCTCATGTTGTTCCCTGTTCACCTCTCAGtcaagcaaattaaaacaacattaaaaaaaaaaaaaagtgaatcctCTAGCCCCCAGTATTAGAACGTAGGCACTCAACATATTTTTTGAATTAATGAGTGAATGTGCGTCCCTAGCTTGCATATAGCAGGTATTCAaaatgcttcttctttttttaaagatttatgtagctatttatttttattttttggctgtcatgggtctttgctgctgcacgcagcaaaatagttgtggcacatgggcttagttgctcgacagcatgtgggatcttccccaaccagagatagagcacatgtccactgcattgcaaggcagattaaccattggactgccagggaagtcccagaacattTCTTAACCAAAATCTTCGGGTTTACTGGTGGAACCATAGATGGGAGTGTGCAAACCCTTGAAATTGCCTAAAATTTTGAGCATGTGTGCATTTTTCTGGACATAGTCCTCCCAGCTTAGATTATTAATCCTGAAACAGATGTGAAGTactttgaatgaatgaagggaatGACCGTGTCTCACAGTCTGAACCCATGAGTGACAGTAACTCTGTGTTGAGTGCATCTCAGGGCCATCGGTGACACTGCCTATATACAGAACACATGCTGTGTCACCCTTGGTGAAGGGGGAGAGGAGGTGCCATCACAGAGGTGATTCAGGCATTTCTTCCAAATCGCTTCATGGACTCCAACACCAAACAAAGCCTAGATCCCCATCAGAGCAGGAGAGGGTCAGGGCTGCACTGCTCAGGGGAGGGAGGCCAGAGGGGCTTCCTTGAGGAGCGACTGCTTAAATTGGGCTTTGAGGACAGGAGTTCAGCAGAGAAGGGCATCCAGGAAGTGGGGAGAAATGAAAGGCATGTTCCAGGACCTATGATTTGTTCAGTTTGGCCAGAGTACAAGGAATGTATCAATCAGGCGGCAGCAGCAGATAAGAGGAGGCAGTCAGAGGAGCTGGGTCTGGCCAGTTCCTTGAACCAGAAGTGGTCACCTCCTGTGCTTCAGCTGCTTCATCTCAGCACAGATTTCCCCTGCTGTCCTAAGGCAAAGTGGCAGAAGGCAAAAAAGCAATCGCCCTAGGATACATCTTGCTATTGGATGTACAAAATAAATCTGAAtgaagcacagatgctcacagacagtTCAAGGCTATGAAGGCTGTATACTGAGATGCTGAGTTTGTAGTTCTCGGGGAAAGAGCTTAGCGGTGCCAGTCTTGCAGCTCTGGGTGCAAGCTGCCTTTGTAATAGCTCGCTGAGAatgctatttttgctttttgccttttttgtgaaagtgaaaatcttcAGGTTTCTTTTCGTGAGCAAAAACCAGTACTAAAATAGGTCTTTTGTAAAAAGCAAGGGATAACTGTACTGAGGTTGGAGAGTCTCATTCTGCCTATTCCCCAGGTGTAACGTGCTCAAATGAGTTTTGGGGTCTATACAATACCAGACAAGAGGCATGGGTGAGTCTATTCCTAAGCAAGGCTACACTTCAAAACTCCTAGATGTTAAGAGAGGGCTTCAtctccccatttgacagatggagACACTGGGACCCAAAGGAGGGTGGAGAGGGGACCAGAATTATTAGGTGTCACTGCTCTggctttctcttccctccctcccctgaacTCTGTGGCATCTAGTCAAGCAaggtatttttgctttttttttcttttaatttattttattttattttttggctggatggggtcttagttgcagcacaccagatctTTCACTGCAgtttgtgggcttctctctagttggggtgagagGGCTCTATAGTTGCAGACTGTAGGTTTAGTTGCCcaatgtcatgtgggatcttagttccctgaccaggtgttGAACCCGtcttccctgcattggaaggtggattcttaaccactgggccaccacggaagtccctcaAGTGAGTTATTGATGCCTCTGGAAGCTAACACAGGTGCCTCCTCTTTGGGTTGGAACACACCCTGGTTGGTTCTCCCTGGGCCTCGACCCTTTAAGAACTCCTACATCCACGTCCTAACATTCCAACAAAAATAGGATGTGGTGGAAAGAGTACTAAGCTCCAGGGCAAGGTTTTGGAATTCCAACTGCTGTCATTCATTGTGTGGTTTCCGGAAAATActttctcctctctgggcctggTTGCCCACTGTGTAATATGCGCAGGATGAACTCCACCGCTTTTCAAAGTGTGGTGGTTAATCAGGATCACACGTGGTTGTTAAAAATGCACATTCTTGCTCCCACTGTAGAAATGCTAACATAATATCTCAAGGTGTGGCTGGGACCTGAATTCCAGAAGCCACTTTGGTACTATTCTGCTACACAGCAGGAATTTGGGAATATCTGGTCTCTTGACTGTGACTAAGTGTGATTCCTTTCTGTTCTAGGTGACTCAGATGGTCTGCGTGTCCGTatggatattgttgttgttgtttagtcacccagtcgtgtccgactctgtgcaaccccatggactgtagcacgccagacctccatgtccttcaccatctcccaaagtttgccagattcttgtccattgcatcagtgatgccacccagccatctcatcttctgatgccctcttctccttctgccctcaatttttcccagcatcaaggacttttccaatgagaccGCTGTTTCAATCAGATgaccaaattactggagcttcagcttcagcatcagtttttccaacaagtatttagggttgatttcccttaagattgactggtttgatctccttgctgtccttgggactttcaggagtcttcagcaccacagtttaaaggcatcaattgtataaaagaacaaaaagatatGGTGATTGAGGGGTACTGAATTCCCCACAGACCCCTGGTGAATATGGGTCCAGAAGAGATCACAGATCCCTGAGGTCACAGTTCTCTGACTTGATGACTAGgatgagaggaggaggagcctgAAGGGTTTTTAGAGCAAAAGAGACTAAAAAGACTGTATTGAGAAGTGCCACATGGGGGTGATCCCTTGCCCCTTCTTAACATCTATTCTTTTATAGATACATGAGCACCTACCAcatgctacattccatggggtcacaaagagtcagacacgactgagcgactgacccaTTGAACAACACTACATGCTAGATAGAAACTAACTATCGAGGTGCTGAAAGATACAGTAGTGAACACAACAAAAATCTCTGCCTTCATAAAGCTTACTGCTCTACTGGGAGTGACACGTaatgaagaatgaaataaaacaccTAAGTGCTAAGGGGAAAAACAAAGCAGGAAGGGGGACAGAAATTCTTTCATGTTAAGCAGTAGTTTTAGACAGGGTGTTTTGGGAAATGCTGTCATGTCATCGCTTGCTTTAACTTGGGAAAGAATAAGGGAGACTGCCAAGGCTCCCAGGGACGTCACGACTGGCTCTGTGACGCCGGCCAGGGCATTCCACGGAGACGGTAGTCTCCTCTATGAAGTCAGCAGCCAGGCCCAGTTACAGAGGAGAGGGTTTGCGGCAGGCCACGGGGCCCGCCGGCTGCACGCAGGGTCGAGGGGTCCGGGCGGCGCGCACCAGCTGAAGGAGGGCCGAGGGCCTTGGAGGCCGCGACGGTGCCTTTGGCGTCGGAAGGCCACAGCCCCGGGTCAGGATGCGGCGAAGCCCCCGCCCGGGTTCTGCCGCGTCCCAGCACAAGCACACGCCCAACTTCTACAGCGACAACAGCAACAGCTCTGTGAGCGTCACCTCGGGGGACAGCTGCGGGCACCGGTCAGCTGGGCCGGGGCCCGGGGAGCCCGAGGGCAGACGAGCCCGGGGCTCGAGCTGCGGTGAGCCCGCCTTGAGCGCTGGAGTGCCCGGAGGAACCACATGGGCTGGAAGCTCTCGGCAGAAGCCGGCGCCTCGGAGCCACAAAGGGCAGACCGCCTGTGGCGCGGCAACCGtgaggggcggggcctcgggtGCGGGCGGGGTCGAACCCGGGTGAGCggagggaaggggtggggccTAAGGGGTGGGGTTTGGCGCGGAAGCGGGATAAAACTATCTGGGCACCTCCTAGGGGGCGGGgcctgaagggaaaaaaaaggagtagGCAATGAATAAGACGGTCTCGGTGAGGTGGACGGTCCTGGGAAGGGGCGGGGAAAAGCTTGTGATTGGGCACCGCCGAGGAGGCGTGGCCTCGGTTGTTAGCACCAGTGGCTACCTGGCAAATAGGCCCGCATCAAGACCTAAGGCTGGGGGCGGCACCACCGTTTGGCGGGGGGTGGGACAACGACTAGACCGAGCCTCCCGGGGTGGGGGGCGAGGCCTCAGAGTGCTGCAGGAGCTCAGGGTTGTGGATTCTGTGCGACCAAAACCTGTAAGGCTGCCCTGCTTCTGGGCTAAGGGAACCTGCAGCCAGGTCCTGGGGAAACAGTGGGCCTGCGGTGCACAAGGCCCCAATGGAGCCCTTGGGCTCCCGCAGAACCGCCTGGCTCTCCCGCAGTCTCTGAGGAGCAGCTCGACCTTCTCCCGACTCTGGATCTGAGGCAGGAGATGCCTCCCCCGCACGTGTCCAAGAACTTCCTGAGTACGGGCCAAGCCAGCCCAGATCCCCTCTGACTCCTCTGACTCCCCACTCCGAACTCCATTTCTCACCTCTGAGGCCCTGTTTTCAGTTCTGAGCCCCCGGTCCATGTCTGATTGTCCAGCCCCTTCCCTGAGCCTGACCCACCTTCTCTAAGAATGAGAATCCATTCTCCTTGTCCCCATCTAAGTCTCCTAGCCCATCCCTCTCTTCCTGAGGCCCCTTCCTAGGTTTTTCTGAACCTCCAACACCACTCTGTGAGCCCCTCCCCCCCATCTCTTTCCCTCCCTAAGCCTAGTCCCTTCTCTGAGCCCCCTTTCTTCTCCTCAGGCCTACTCTTCCAGGTGTTGAGCGTGTTGTTATCCCTGGTAGGAGACGTGCTGGTCAGTGTGTACAGgtcagagggagggaagggggagccccaggggctgctctttggagggggtggggagcagggccagACCCGGCTGAGGCTTGAGCCGATTCATACCTGTGTTCACAGGAGCTGGGTCTAGGACcctggggtggggtctggggaTTCTCTGGGGTCTCCGAGCCTCAGCCTCCCTTTGGTTCCTCAGGGAGGTCTGTTCCACCCGCTTCCTGCTCACGGCTGTGTCACTGCTGAGCCTCTTTCTGGCAGGTGAGAGGGTGATCAGTTCCCGGGGCCCCAGCCCTGGATGCTTTGAAGCCAAACCTGCTACACTTTCTCTTATATCCTTCAGCCCACTCAGTCCCTTCAGAGGCTCACAGTTCCTCACAGTCCCCTTCAGAGCCTTCCCTCCTCAAACTGAGCTCCTTCAAGCCTCTTTCCCCCCACTGTCACCTTTTCACCTGAGAaacctcctcccttcccttcccctgagACCATCCTTCTTTCTCCAGCACTCTGGTGGGGGCTCCTGCACCTCGCCCCTCCTTTGGAAAATGTGAGTCGGGGAGACTGTCCTGGGGTTGGGTGGTTGGCAGGCTATAAACCTGGAGGTTGTGGGGAGTGCTCCGGGCcactggggagggaggcagtgcCGGAGGCTATCACCCTAAGGAAAGGCTGGCTATAAACAGGAGATTTCTGGGGGATTGTGCCCAGAGGTGCTTGAGGGTCTGTCTTGGAGAGATGCTGGAAGGTCAGGAAAAGGGGGTAGGCAGTCCTCAGAGAGAAGGCCCTTTGTATCTGGCCACTCCCACACTGAGGTGGGAGCTAAGCAGCGCTGTTTtttgtccctccctcctccctccaataGGAACCTAAGGAGATGCTGACTCTAAGGTGAAAGAGGGCAcaggggtggggagctgggggccTCAGAGGTGCTTCTGTTGGGGTGGGGAGATCCTACGGGAAGTGGCCAGGGGGACAGGGAGCCAACTGCAGCGTGCCAACCTTCTGCCTGCAGCGAATACCACGAGCGCGTGCGCTCCCAggggcagcagctgcagcagctccagGCTGAACTGGTTAAACTCCACACAGAGATGTCCAGCGTTCGCGCCGCCAACAGCGAGGTGAGTCCAGCAGACGCAGCATGCTCTCAGAACCCGGTCCAGGAGCTCGGCCGCTGGGAGCCTGGCCCCGTGGCCCCGCCCATTGTGCAGTCCCCGCCCACCTTGGAGCCAAGCTCCCTCAGCCCCAGTCTTAAGGCCCTCCAGAGTCTTAAGGGCCCGGACCTGAGCTCCCCCGCCCACCCCGAGAACTCCGCCCCAGTATAAAATCTGCCCGCAAGCCCCGCCCCCCATGCTCCGCCCTCTCTCTTTTCAGAGAGTGGCCCAACTCGTATTCCAGAGGCTGAGTGAGGACTTTGTGCGGAAACCCGACTATGCGCTGAGTTCTGTCGGTAAGAcccagagagagactgagactcAGAGACGCAGACAGAACTATGTACAAGATCGGCCCAGACAGACTGACCTCAGACGGACAGTGCCCTCGCTGTGGGTCTGGCCTGGGAGCCCGACTAGTTGCTTCTCCCTGCTCCAGGAGCCTCCATCGACCTAGAGAAGACATCCCAGGACTATGAGGATGCGAACACTGCCTACTTCTGGAATCGCTTCAGCTTCTGGAACTACGCGCGACCGCCCACGGTTATCCTGGAGGTGGGCCTGGAACCTAGATCCCAGAAGGGAACCAGGGGCGGATTCTGGAGAAAGGATCCCACAGCTTCCTGgggttggacctgacttagcTGAGGGCGTGGCACCAGGGGAACCCTGCTGGGCATAATTTGGCCGCCTAGAGGCGGGCCTGGCTTGCCTGGAGTGAGGCTCTGGGTGAGGTGGAGGACAACATAATACTGGAGAGACCTggcagtgcttccctggtggctcaggcggtgaggaatctgcctggaatgctgggttcaatccctggctcaggaagatcccgtggagaaaggaatggctatacACTCTttttcttgcccggagaatttcgtggatagaggagcctggtgggctactccatggggtcacaaagagtcagacacgactaagcaactaacactttctggCACTGTTAGGGACTGGAGTCCTGGGTGGAGTTCTGGGTGGGCCCTTGATAGGGTCAAGCTGATGGAGGGGCCTACCAGAACCAATGCCCAGGAGGCTTGGGAAGGGCcacagttgctcagtcctgtggTTCTGAAGATCTATCCACCCCCCTGCAGCCAGATGTGTTCCCTGGAAACTGCTGGGCTTTTGAGGGTGACCAGGGCCAGGTGGTGATCCGGTTGCCGGGTCGTGTACAGCTGAGCGACATCACTCTGCAGCATCCACCACCCACTGTGGCACACACCCGGGGGGCTAACAGCGCCCCCCGTGACTTTGCAGTCTATGTAAGTGGGGCTGAGACCAAGGAGGTGGGGGATATTCCTACAGAACACAGGCAGACATGAAAACTGGGGCTACTGAGTCTTTGCttgctcatccataaaatggagataCTACCACTTACCTCTCAGGGTTGCCATAGGCCTTAAATAACTACCATATTCAAATATTGGTTATGGTTTATTGAGTCCTTAATCTGTTTTGAGTACTTTACATGGATTGTATATCCTTGCATCCACACAACAACCTATGAAGTGCTATTATCTCCCCCCTTAAGAGACAAGAAAAAGTAATGCTCAGATAGGggaggtaacttgcccaaggtcacacagctaacaagtGGTCAGGCTTAAATTTGCAACTTGATTTCTTTGAGCCCAGATTCCACACTCTATCATCCTAACACCAAATAATAAATGAGAGTGTGTATACAACTATGGAACACAAAGTAGGTTCTCAACACCTCCACCTCCACCTGTGTCTCTGTTCCTCCACTCCTTCTTCACTTACCAGGGCCTCCAAGTTGATGACGAGACAGAGATCTTCTTGGGGAAATTTACCTTCAACGTGGAGAAATCTGAGATTCAGACTTTCCACCTACAGGTATGTTGGTCTCTGGGAGGTGAGGGGTCTAAGAGAATGGGACAGTGAGGGAAGGTTGGGGAGGAAGGCAGCCCTTGGGAGAGCAGACATTGGCATCATCCATTTGTCTCTCCAGAATGACCCCCCAGCTGCCTTTCCCAAGGTGAAGATCCAGATTCTAAGCAACTGGGGCCACCCCCGTTTCACGTGCTTGTATCGAGTCCGAGCCCATGGTATTCGAACCTCAGAGGGGGCAGGGGACAGTGCCACAGGGGACGCCCATTAAACATGCTGATTGTTGGAGTAGAGTGGAAGTCTGTCTGAAAGAAGCTTGATCAATGCTGGGAGGTCTGTTGTGGGCAGGGAGGCTGGCACTGTAGTTGCCTTTGGTACATAAATGTGGTGGGGGGGCATCTATCAAAGTGCCTTCTTCTTGGAGAAGCCCAGATCAGTATAGA
This region includes:
- the SPAG4 gene encoding sperm-associated antigen 4 protein isoform X1, translating into MRRSPRPGSAASQHKHTPNFYSDNSNSSVSVTSGDSCGHRSAGPGPGEPEGRRARGSSCGEPALSAGVPGGTTWAGSSRQKPAPRSHKGQTACGAATVRGGASVSEEQLDLLPTLDLRQEMPPPHVSKNFLSLLFQVLSVLLSLVGDVLVSVYREVCSTRFLLTAVSLLSLFLAALWWGLLHLAPPLENEPKEMLTLSEYHERVRSQGQQLQQLQAELVKLHTEMSSVRAANSERVAQLVFQRLSEDFVRKPDYALSSVGASIDLEKTSQDYEDANTAYFWNRFSFWNYARPPTVILEPDVFPGNCWAFEGDQGQVVIRLPGRVQLSDITLQHPPPTVAHTRGANSAPRDFAVYGLQVDDETEIFLGKFTFNVEKSEIQTFHLQNDPPAAFPKVKIQILSNWGHPRFTCLYRVRAHGIRTSEGAGDSATGDAH
- the SPAG4 gene encoding sperm-associated antigen 4 protein isoform X3; its protein translation is MGWKLSAEAGASEPQRADRLWRGNQPPGSPAVSEEQLDLLPTLDLRQEMPPPHVSKNFLSLLFQVLSVLLSLVGDVLVSVYREVCSTRFLLTAVSLLSLFLAALWWGLLHLAPPLENEPKEMLTLSEYHERVRSQGQQLQQLQAELVKLHTEMSSVRAANSERVAQLVFQRLSEDFVRKPDYALSSVGASIDLEKTSQDYEDANTAYFWNRFSFWNYARPPTVILEPDVFPGNCWAFEGDQGQVVIRLPGRVQLSDITLQHPPPTVAHTRGANSAPRDFAVYGLQVDDETEIFLGKFTFNVEKSEIQTFHLQNDPPAAFPKVKIQILSNWGHPRFTCLYRVRAHGIRTSEGAGDSATGDAH
- the SPAG4 gene encoding sperm-associated antigen 4 protein isoform X4, coding for MGWKLSAEAGASEPQRADRLWRGNLSEEQLDLLPTLDLRQEMPPPHVSKNFLSLLFQVLSVLLSLVGDVLVSVYREVCSTRFLLTAVSLLSLFLAALWWGLLHLAPPLENEPKEMLTLSEYHERVRSQGQQLQQLQAELVKLHTEMSSVRAANSERVAQLVFQRLSEDFVRKPDYALSSVGASIDLEKTSQDYEDANTAYFWNRFSFWNYARPPTVILEPDVFPGNCWAFEGDQGQVVIRLPGRVQLSDITLQHPPPTVAHTRGANSAPRDFAVYGLQVDDETEIFLGKFTFNVEKSEIQTFHLQNDPPAAFPKVKIQILSNWGHPRFTCLYRVRAHGIRTSEGAGDSATGDAH
- the SPAG4 gene encoding sperm-associated antigen 4 protein isoform X2 gives rise to the protein MRRSPRPGSAASQHKHTPNFYSDNSNSSVSVTSGDSCGHRSAGPGPGEPEGRRARGSSCGEPALSAGVPGGTTWAGSSRQKPAPRSHKGQTACGAATVRGGASVSEEQLDLLPTLDLRQEMPPPHVSKNFLSLLFQVLSVLLSLVGDVLVSVYREVCSTRFLLTAVSLLSLFLAALWWGLLHLAPPLENEPKEMLTLSEYHERVRSQGQQLQQLQAELVKLHTEMSSVRAANSERVAQLVFQRLSEDFVRKPDYALSSVGASIDLEKTSQDYEDANTAYFWNRFSFWNYARPPTVILEGLQVDDETEIFLGKFTFNVEKSEIQTFHLQNDPPAAFPKVKIQILSNWGHPRFTCLYRVRAHGIRTSEGAGDSATGDAH